The following proteins are co-located in the Salinigranum halophilum genome:
- a CDS encoding DUF7345 domain-containing protein: protein MAVSSTVGLRTVISVAVVSLLLGSALAPVAADTAVAQQTQPDADNTVTRIELFENGSARWTIQIRTRLDTDQRVTEYTAFQSRFRNDTAQYLDPFRSRMHGVVANAANATGRQMRATNVTASTSIQEVPRRWGIVTYDFMWTNFAAQENGHVIVGDIFQGGFFIAANDTLQIVGPDGYEMTRVEPTPDSRETSRATWNGREDFADAHPRVVFVPTTGQTDENDAGTASDVSSTEGESSLKGMGGLAIIGFVAVVLLGLGGAVVYSRRNSDTDEPDGPRERTSGRTGEPLSTGRAVDSDGHGTQEAVLTDDERVLELLDANGGRMRQAVIAEEFDWSASKTSRVVGRLSDEGSVEKLQLGRENLVTLPDESS from the coding sequence ATGGCCGTGTCATCAACCGTTGGGCTACGGACGGTCATCTCCGTTGCCGTCGTCAGCCTCTTACTCGGTTCGGCGCTGGCGCCAGTCGCAGCCGACACGGCCGTTGCCCAGCAGACACAGCCCGACGCTGACAACACAGTCACGCGAATCGAGCTATTCGAGAACGGGTCGGCACGCTGGACGATTCAGATCCGGACGCGACTCGACACCGACCAGCGTGTCACCGAGTACACCGCGTTCCAGTCTCGATTCAGAAACGACACGGCGCAGTATCTCGACCCGTTCCGCAGTCGAATGCACGGCGTGGTCGCGAACGCAGCGAATGCGACTGGCCGACAGATGCGGGCGACGAACGTTACTGCCTCGACCAGTATCCAGGAGGTTCCTCGACGATGGGGAATCGTCACCTACGATTTCATGTGGACGAACTTCGCGGCCCAGGAGAACGGCCACGTGATCGTTGGCGACATCTTCCAGGGAGGCTTTTTCATCGCGGCGAACGACACGCTTCAGATTGTTGGCCCCGACGGATACGAGATGACTCGCGTTGAGCCGACCCCGGACAGCCGAGAGACGAGCAGGGCGACGTGGAACGGTCGGGAGGACTTCGCGGATGCCCATCCACGCGTCGTATTCGTTCCGACGACTGGACAGACGGATGAAAACGACGCAGGCACGGCTTCAGACGTGTCGTCTACCGAAGGGGAATCCTCCCTGAAGGGGATGGGAGGACTGGCTATCATTGGATTCGTCGCGGTGGTCCTTCTCGGACTCGGCGGAGCAGTGGTGTACAGTCGGCGAAACAGTGACACCGACGAACCTGACGGACCGAGAGAACGAACCAGTGGCCGAACCGGAGAGCCCCTGTCGACTGGCAGAGCGGTCGATTCCGATGGGCACGGAACACAGGAGGCAGTCCTGACGGACGACGAGCGGGTCCTCGAACTCCTGGATGCGAACGGAGGCCGAATGCGACAAGCGGTGATTGCCGAGGAATTCGACTGGTCGGCCTCGAAAACATCACGTGTGGTCGGGCGACTGTCGGACGAGGGGTCGGTTGAGAAACTCCAGCTCGGTCGGGAGAACCTGGTCACGCTGCCCGATGAGAGCAGTTGA
- a CDS encoding DUF7437 domain-containing protein, producing the protein MAHSPPQSGRPPIQQLQAVADLLDTPTLARLYAHILQHGPVTVSAVIDALDIPQGTTYDYIQKLETTGFVEKTREKRPCEYDAEAIALTLSTDGETRTITPALIAAVARRDEDEDIDIYIERHGLDGLAVVLEYAAEFVDGTVNHRIAARELDLSPLEAEIILQALEPVATEYAHAAV; encoded by the coding sequence ATGGCTCACTCGCCCCCGCAGTCAGGCCGACCACCTATTCAGCAGTTGCAGGCGGTCGCAGACCTCCTCGACACACCAACGCTCGCTCGGCTGTATGCACATATACTGCAACACGGCCCGGTCACTGTGTCAGCGGTTATCGACGCGCTCGACATTCCACAGGGAACCACCTACGACTACATCCAGAAACTCGAGACCACCGGTTTCGTGGAGAAGACCCGTGAGAAACGCCCATGTGAATATGACGCAGAGGCGATTGCACTCACGCTCTCGACGGATGGGGAGACCCGAACGATTACGCCGGCCCTCATCGCAGCCGTCGCCCGTCGGGATGAGGACGAAGACATCGACATCTACATCGAGCGACATGGTCTTGACGGTCTTGCTGTCGTTCTTGAGTACGCGGCAGAGTTCGTCGACGGGACGGTCAATCACCGGATTGCGGCACGGGAACTCGACCTCTCGCCGCTCGAGGCTGAAATCATCCTCCAGGCACTGGAACCTGTCGCCACGGAGTACGCCCACGCGGCTGTATGA
- a CDS encoding DUF7537 family lipoprotein, whose product MNDTLRFRTESDGNLPLSEGGFGSVHAEVFADGTNVYRRVHGEDGSVYLTGPRLRADRFQNQGAWFVSVYLATAESAVSQSSRSAQRTYLVTGRGTPEQLDGNISNYTATAVVDSDGLVRSLNVSYDRTTNGTTQLVSLAFEYRDVGNTTVTAPSWYPEARTVTGAANESPALLIY is encoded by the coding sequence GTGAACGACACGCTCCGATTCCGGACCGAGAGTGACGGAAATCTCCCACTGTCTGAGGGTGGGTTTGGGTCAGTACACGCGGAGGTGTTTGCTGACGGGACGAATGTGTATCGGCGTGTCCACGGAGAGGACGGGTCAGTGTATCTGACCGGACCGAGGCTGCGCGCAGACCGGTTTCAGAATCAAGGCGCGTGGTTCGTCTCCGTGTACCTCGCGACAGCGGAGAGTGCGGTCTCACAGTCGAGTCGAAGCGCGCAACGGACGTATCTCGTCACTGGACGCGGAACGCCCGAGCAGTTAGACGGGAACATCTCGAACTATACCGCAACCGCCGTCGTCGACTCCGATGGGTTGGTACGCTCGCTGAACGTGTCGTATGACCGCACCACGAATGGGACAACACAGCTCGTTAGCCTCGCGTTCGAATACCGTGATGTCGGAAACACCACTGTGACGGCTCCGTCGTGGTATCCGGAGGCTCGTACTGTGACGGGAGCGGCCAACGAGTCACCTGCGCTCTTGATATATTGA
- a CDS encoding SDR family NAD(P)-dependent oxidoreductase: MSRLDETVALVTGSTSGIGRGIVTALAAAGATVGINYPPFEGERERAEDVLRSIEENGGNGVLLEADVSSEDSVRSMVQEVEEAYGTPDVLVNNAGILTQSPLAEMSVEMWDETMHVDLRGVFLVTRFVLPGMLDRGSGKIINVASQLGIKGGEELVHYSAAKAGVIGMTRALAREVSPTVNVNAIAPGPIETPLMDDITAEWKTAKAAELPMKRFGTVEDVAPTAVFLASDESDYYTGQVLSPDGGDAMH; encoded by the coding sequence ATGTCGAGATTGGATGAGACAGTCGCACTCGTCACTGGTTCGACGAGCGGAATCGGAAGAGGAATCGTCACTGCACTCGCAGCCGCCGGCGCGACAGTCGGTATCAACTATCCCCCGTTCGAGGGCGAACGAGAGCGCGCAGAGGACGTTCTCAGGTCTATCGAGGAGAACGGGGGCAACGGCGTGTTACTGGAAGCGGACGTGAGCAGTGAAGACAGCGTTCGTTCGATGGTGCAGGAGGTAGAAGAGGCGTACGGAACACCGGACGTCCTCGTGAACAACGCCGGCATACTCACGCAGTCTCCACTCGCTGAGATGTCGGTCGAGATGTGGGACGAAACGATGCACGTCGACCTCCGTGGGGTCTTTCTCGTCACTCGGTTCGTCTTGCCAGGGATGTTGGACCGGGGGTCGGGGAAGATCATCAATGTCGCATCACAACTCGGGATCAAAGGGGGTGAGGAGTTAGTTCACTACTCCGCAGCGAAAGCGGGTGTCATCGGGATGACTCGTGCTCTCGCCCGTGAGGTCTCACCAACAGTGAACGTGAACGCCATCGCACCCGGGCCGATCGAGACCCCGTTGATGGACGACATCACAGCGGAGTGGAAGACCGCCAAAGCTGCGGAACTCCCGATGAAACGATTTGGGACTGTCGAAGACGTTGCTCCGACCGCCGTGTTCCTTGCGTCCGACGAGAGTGACTACTACACCGGGCAGGTCCTGAGCCCGGACGGTGGCGACGCAATGCATTGA
- a CDS encoding ATP-binding protein, which produces MDQFVNRLDELERLQTLYESDAAELAIIYGRRQIGKSELVRQSIADRDGAVYYQAVQGTATTQRRRFVEAAATTYPDITAVKEEWEPLLTYLTDRDAVIVIDEFPYLIESNEGLPSVIQHLWDTAVDESQATLVLTGSAIGMIHTHVLDGGAPLYGRVSQTPNGRLELTPLPFRSIQEFVPTYDPEERVFVYGVFGGTPRYLSPLDVSRTLGENITRLLCDPDGPLHDEPEIVLQMELTEVNTYFSVLESMASGNRSRNEIAQGAGIESTNTSYYFDRLETLQIIEKHHPALADPARSKRTRYRIRDPVFRFYFRYLYGREGQYELYGENAYANLIEPELPDFVSETFESLCHQAMPALYADYQLTQVPSQWWYRGREIDAVAPTAESTLIAGEAKFTSEPLGYDVLSSLEDDVKYIDWTPTGGGEPTYEFALFSRSGFKRSVEEAADERDDLRLVELSDVVAVLERADQSVAHE; this is translated from the coding sequence ATGGACCAGTTCGTCAACCGCCTCGATGAACTCGAGCGGTTGCAGACTCTGTATGAGAGTGACGCTGCCGAACTCGCGATTATTTATGGCCGTCGGCAGATCGGCAAGAGCGAACTCGTTCGCCAATCGATTGCTGATCGCGACGGTGCCGTGTACTATCAGGCAGTCCAAGGCACAGCGACGACACAGCGCAGGCGATTCGTCGAGGCAGCAGCGACAACCTATCCAGATATCACGGCCGTCAAAGAAGAGTGGGAGCCGCTCTTGACGTACCTCACCGACAGAGACGCTGTCATCGTTATCGACGAATTTCCGTACCTCATCGAGTCGAACGAGGGGCTTCCGTCGGTCATTCAGCACCTGTGGGATACAGCCGTCGACGAGAGTCAGGCAACGCTCGTACTCACAGGCTCTGCAATCGGCATGATTCACACTCACGTTCTTGATGGCGGTGCGCCACTCTACGGCCGCGTGTCTCAGACACCGAATGGCCGTCTCGAACTCACCCCGCTGCCGTTTCGCTCCATCCAAGAGTTCGTGCCGACGTACGATCCCGAAGAACGGGTGTTCGTCTATGGCGTCTTCGGCGGCACGCCCCGATATCTTAGCCCCCTCGACGTATCACGGACCCTTGGAGAGAACATCACGCGCCTGCTGTGCGACCCGGATGGCCCACTGCACGACGAACCAGAAATCGTCCTACAGATGGAGCTCACCGAGGTGAACACGTATTTCTCGGTTCTCGAGTCGATGGCCAGCGGGAACCGCAGTCGAAACGAGATTGCCCAGGGAGCTGGCATTGAGAGCACCAACACGTCGTACTACTTCGACCGGCTGGAAACGCTCCAAATCATCGAGAAGCACCATCCAGCACTCGCCGACCCGGCGCGCAGCAAGCGGACTCGGTACCGGATTCGGGACCCCGTATTCCGGTTTTACTTCCGGTATCTCTACGGCCGCGAGGGACAGTACGAGCTCTACGGTGAGAACGCCTACGCGAATCTCATTGAACCGGAGCTCCCGGACTTCGTCAGCGAAACGTTCGAATCGCTCTGTCACCAGGCAATGCCGGCACTGTACGCAGACTACCAGCTCACACAGGTACCGAGCCAGTGGTGGTACAGGGGTCGGGAGATAGATGCTGTCGCACCAACTGCCGAGTCAACGCTGATTGCTGGTGAAGCGAAATTCACCAGTGAACCCCTCGGCTATGACGTGCTTTCGAGTCTCGAAGACGACGTGAAATATATCGACTGGACACCCACTGGAGGTGGTGAGCCGACGTATGAGTTCGCTCTGTTCAGCCGCTCTGGGTTCAAACGCTCGGTCGAGGAGGCTGCAGACGAACGTGACGACCTCCGCCTCGTTGAGTTGTCCGACGTCGTTGCTGTTCTCGAACGAGCCGACCAGTCAGTGGCCCACGAGTGA
- a CDS encoding RNA-guided endonuclease InsQ/TnpB family protein produces MYYAYKYRLKPSDSHREELDRHRDICRQLYNHALYRFNQIPEDTGTLNQRVRSIRDEIPSLKDWWDGLSDVYSTVLQTAVMRIEQNVKSLGGLKQNGYGVGQLNWKPPREFRSFTYSQSGFKLDKKGGQTILSLSKLAEIPIRLHRPIPDDATLKQVTVKKEPTGEWFATFGVEMDREPPAPPENPEKCVGIDVGILKYAHDTDGTAVGSLDLCDERERLEREQRKLSRKQHGSNNYENQRRRVAECHADLRRKRRDFLHKLSNYYAREYDLVAVEDLNVKGMIESPSNSRNTASAAWRTFLSLLEYKCEREGTHFVAVNPRGTTKECASCGVSTDKPLWVREHACPACGFEADRDANAAWNILSRGLEDVGVGYSESTPVETALPVDTPVSAKRVVEAGSPTLKERTASAVSE; encoded by the coding sequence ATGTATTACGCCTACAAGTACCGTCTCAAGCCGTCCGACTCTCACCGCGAGGAGTTGGACCGTCACCGAGACATTTGTAGGCAACTGTACAATCACGCGCTCTACCGCTTCAACCAAATCCCCGAGGATACAGGCACGCTCAATCAGCGCGTTCGGTCCATCCGAGACGAAATACCGTCCCTGAAAGACTGGTGGGATGGCCTCTCAGACGTGTACTCGACGGTTCTGCAAACAGCGGTCATGAGAATCGAGCAGAACGTCAAATCACTCGGAGGACTCAAGCAGAACGGCTACGGCGTCGGTCAACTCAACTGGAAGCCGCCACGGGAGTTCCGCAGTTTCACGTACAGTCAGTCTGGCTTCAAGCTCGACAAGAAGGGCGGTCAGACTATCTTGTCACTCTCGAAACTCGCGGAGATACCAATACGGCTCCACCGACCCATCCCTGACGACGCGACACTCAAGCAGGTCACGGTCAAGAAGGAACCAACGGGCGAGTGGTTCGCCACGTTCGGCGTCGAAATGGACCGTGAACCGCCTGCACCGCCTGAGAACCCCGAGAAGTGCGTCGGTATCGACGTAGGAATTCTCAAGTACGCCCACGACACCGACGGCACGGCGGTCGGGTCGCTCGACCTCTGCGACGAGCGCGAACGCTTGGAGCGCGAGCAACGGAAACTCTCGCGGAAGCAACACGGGTCGAACAACTACGAGAATCAACGGCGTCGAGTCGCGGAGTGTCATGCGGACCTCCGACGGAAGCGCCGCGACTTCTTGCACAAGCTCTCGAACTACTACGCTCGGGAGTACGACCTCGTGGCTGTCGAAGACTTGAACGTGAAGGGGATGATAGAGTCGCCGTCGAACAGCCGCAACACGGCGTCTGCCGCGTGGCGGACGTTCCTCTCGTTGCTCGAATACAAGTGCGAGCGAGAGGGGACGCACTTCGTGGCGGTCAACCCGAGAGGGACGACCAAGGAGTGCGCGTCGTGCGGTGTCTCGACCGACAAGCCGTTGTGGGTCCGTGAACATGCCTGTCCCGCCTGCGGGTTTGAGGCGGACAGGGACGCGAACGCGGCGTGGAACATTCTTTCTCGGGGCCTCGAAGACGTAGGAGTGGGATACTCCGAATCAACGCCTGTGGAGACTGCGCTCCCTGTGGATACACCTGTGTCTGCAAAGCGCGTCGTGGAAGCAGGAAGCCCTACCCTCAAGGAGCGAACGGCGTCAGCCGTGAGCGAGTAG
- the thsB gene encoding thermosome subunit beta, giving the protein MRDIPESESEIAGIVSPETTRSGPKSAREINLSAVQSVVETVRSTLGPRGKDKLIEKPDGEVLITNDSETILSETAVSNPVASLTISVAKAVGQEYHDGSTTAVILTGALLDAAESLIEQGVAPNVVARGFERARQCADRSLDDVMIPGGWNVEVLTHVAETATTGTGLGMAGSDVATLVVEAAELVRDADSFDPDRIRIVTQTGQSPATSTVSRTVALAKDPVRQAMPDEVIDGRVLFIRGSLELSDTNQKTSIVIEDVDSFTRFHEREATEIRDLAGRVVDLGADAVLCSRSIADEAQSVLSRENVLAIRQVDEDALNTIAASLGGTVVSSVTEATTDDLGSGDFRRDPDDELFCIEGNGEPRPTIIIRGPTQGMVDELSQHVETGLEIVAGASDGGVVGGAGALEVELSHRLRRAARGIDGREQLAFEAFADALEQIPQTLGENAGLDPVDALVSLRTAHASGDRWAGIGENGDIINAVDTNVYEPVEMKRQVLKSATEAATLVLRIDDVLTVDALSESLSSD; this is encoded by the coding sequence ATGCGCGACATCCCCGAAAGCGAAAGTGAGATTGCAGGAATCGTCAGCCCGGAGACAACCCGTTCCGGGCCGAAATCGGCCCGTGAGATCAATCTCTCGGCGGTTCAATCCGTCGTCGAGACGGTCAGGTCGACGCTTGGCCCTCGCGGGAAAGACAAGTTGATCGAGAAGCCGGATGGCGAAGTGCTGATCACGAACGACTCCGAGACGATCCTGTCTGAGACGGCAGTATCAAATCCAGTTGCATCCCTGACGATCAGCGTGGCGAAGGCGGTCGGACAGGAGTACCACGACGGATCGACGACAGCGGTGATACTGACCGGCGCGCTGCTTGACGCTGCGGAGTCTCTCATCGAACAGGGCGTCGCGCCGAACGTGGTTGCGCGTGGATTCGAACGCGCACGACAGTGTGCCGATCGCTCGCTCGATGACGTGATGATACCGGGTGGCTGGAACGTCGAGGTACTGACGCATGTCGCAGAGACCGCGACGACCGGAACCGGACTCGGCATGGCGGGGTCCGACGTGGCGACGCTGGTCGTCGAGGCGGCAGAGCTGGTTCGGGACGCTGACTCGTTCGACCCAGACCGGATACGAATCGTGACACAGACCGGGCAGTCTCCAGCGACCTCGACTGTGAGCCGTACGGTTGCATTGGCCAAGGACCCAGTGCGGCAAGCGATGCCGGACGAGGTTATCGATGGCCGTGTCCTCTTCATCCGTGGTTCTCTCGAGCTTTCGGATACCAACCAAAAGACGTCTATCGTCATCGAGGATGTCGACTCGTTCACGCGCTTCCACGAGCGAGAGGCCACCGAGATTCGCGACCTCGCTGGACGCGTCGTCGACCTCGGTGCTGACGCCGTCCTCTGTTCGAGGAGCATCGCCGACGAGGCACAGTCCGTCCTGAGCCGCGAAAACGTCCTGGCGATCCGCCAAGTGGATGAGGACGCACTCAATACGATCGCAGCCTCACTCGGCGGAACGGTCGTCTCGAGCGTCACGGAAGCGACCACCGACGACCTCGGCTCCGGTGACTTCCGACGCGACCCGGACGACGAGTTGTTCTGTATCGAAGGCAACGGGGAGCCACGACCGACGATCATCATCCGCGGCCCGACACAGGGGATGGTCGACGAACTCAGCCAGCACGTAGAGACAGGACTCGAAATCGTCGCCGGGGCGAGTGACGGCGGCGTCGTCGGCGGAGCAGGAGCGCTCGAGGTGGAACTCAGCCACAGGCTCCGCCGGGCCGCACGGGGGATCGACGGCCGAGAGCAACTCGCGTTCGAGGCGTTTGCAGATGCCTTAGAGCAGATTCCACAGACGCTCGGAGAAAACGCCGGTCTTGACCCGGTCGATGCACTCGTCTCACTCCGGACAGCACACGCGAGCGGTGATCGCTGGGCTGGCATCGGGGAAAACGGAGACATCATCAACGCCGTCGACACGAACGTGTACGAGCCCGTCGAGATGAAACGACAGGTGTTGAAGAGTGCGACCGAGGCAGCGACACTGGTCTTACGTATCGACGATGTCCTGACAGTCGATGCGTTATCCGAGTCGCTCAGCTCGGACTGA
- a CDS encoding RNA-guided endonuclease InsQ/TnpB family protein, with protein MLETTRTYRAKIVNHSQVSDDLDDCGHSASKLWNVARYHAQQEWDETGEIPSEADLKRELKDHERYSDLHSQSSQRVLEELAESFNGWFKKRKNGDTDANPPSYRKRGDNHPRSTVTWKQNGIKHDSKHNQLRLSKGFNLKNHRSDFILCEYETRPDVTVENIQQVRAVWNGDRWELHIVCKVEIPVEDAPGDKTAGIDLGIKNYLAIAYDDGDAELYPGNVLKQDKHYFTRDEYDTEGENGPSRRALRARQKLSRRKDHFLHALAKHIVEQCIDHEVGRIAIGDLSKIREDEDGDSRNWGKRGNKKLHGWEFDRFTRLLEYKAEEHGILVDRKSERDTSKTCSCCGRKRDANRVERGLYVCESCGAAMNADVNGAVNIRRKITQNPPTEDMSNGRLARPVAYLFNQTSGRFAPSEQVGCEP; from the coding sequence ATGCTGGAAACAACCCGCACCTATCGAGCGAAAATCGTCAACCACTCACAGGTGAGTGACGACCTCGATGACTGCGGACACTCAGCCTCGAAACTGTGGAACGTCGCCCGATACCACGCCCAACAAGAATGGGATGAAACTGGCGAGATTCCGTCCGAAGCCGACCTCAAGCGCGAATTAAAAGACCACGAACGATACAGTGACCTGCATTCTCAGTCAAGTCAGCGAGTTCTTGAAGAGCTTGCTGAGTCGTTCAACGGTTGGTTCAAAAAGCGCAAGAACGGTGACACAGACGCGAATCCACCCAGCTACCGAAAGCGAGGCGACAACCATCCACGCTCCACCGTGACGTGGAAGCAGAACGGCATCAAGCACGATTCCAAGCACAACCAACTCCGTCTGAGCAAAGGCTTCAACCTGAAGAACCACCGCTCGGACTTCATCCTCTGTGAGTACGAAACCCGACCGGACGTGACTGTGGAGAACATCCAGCAAGTGCGAGCCGTGTGGAACGGCGACCGTTGGGAGCTTCACATCGTCTGCAAGGTCGAGATACCTGTCGAGGACGCGCCCGGTGACAAGACGGCTGGAATCGACCTCGGCATCAAGAACTACCTCGCCATCGCCTACGACGACGGTGACGCTGAGTTGTATCCGGGGAACGTGCTGAAACAGGACAAGCACTACTTCACCCGCGACGAGTACGACACGGAGGGCGAGAACGGCCCGTCGCGCCGTGCGCTCCGCGCTCGACAGAAACTCTCGCGTCGGAAAGACCACTTCCTGCACGCCCTCGCCAAGCACATCGTTGAGCAGTGCATCGACCACGAGGTTGGTCGCATCGCCATCGGTGACTTGAGTAAGATTCGTGAGGATGAGGACGGTGACTCGCGGAATTGGGGGAAGCGTGGGAACAAGAAGCTCCACGGTTGGGAGTTCGACCGCTTCACTCGGTTGCTCGAATACAAGGCCGAGGAACATGGTATCCTCGTTGACCGAAAGAGCGAGCGCGACACGTCGAAGACGTGTTCGTGTTGTGGTCGAAAGCGTGATGCGAATCGTGTGGAGCGTGGTTTGTACGTCTGTGAGTCGTGCGGTGCGGCGATGAACGCGGACGTGAATGGTGCGGTGAATATTCGCAGAAAGATAACTCAGAATCCTCCGACGGAGGATATGAGTAACGGTCGTTTGGCACGGCCAGTAGCTTACCTGTTCAATCAAACCTCGGGGCGTTTCGCACCGAGCGAACAGGTGGGTTGCGAACCTTAA
- a CDS encoding DUF7096 domain-containing protein produces the protein MPAAVTAPAASSTTRPAARIFVKSIADVSSIVVTISREDVRGELQPANEWERRKRLQTSATHPEYLVGLYRCGLYFPSIMDRTALGSVLFATLVVIGVAVPAMALSTNTGEPSTSALTGTSTRVTAQTDSGTQAAQTDARVNARAGPQLSTVIDVSSDEVRTDVDNTAFELSVEGASEEAKADVIAERADALRDRAESIRDDLDEATEAYEEGDLTRSEYARRLAVLNARATNLLNSYEQLRQRAADVSATELRAAGVTQSALDRSVENLSSVTGTGTNALLKQFTGESAGEIELETENGLSIEVESEDGERSREFERPRDDTDTVTVSQSAALETARGALSSVGGQWVLSSSEVDKDGGVYEFAFVLRNAANLTGEAEVAVDGSSGDIFSLEEEIEPREEADDERDDSDRELTMVVAEGTPGPNERITVQVLANGEPAENVAVYLNGRPVGTTDSDGRVTVTLPATNEAELTAETDDAEAELEFEFEDVEEDEQETESEPASTSEGDDEEPETPTDEEEEEEEEEEEEEEEEEEETDEEEEEEETDEEEDEIESES, from the coding sequence GTGCCAGCGGCCGTGACGGCGCCAGCTGCGAGTAGCACCACGAGACCGGCTGCGAGGATCTTTGTGAAATCCATTGCAGATGTGTCTTCGATCGTTGTGACAATAAGTCGAGAAGACGTTCGCGGTGAGTTGCAGCCTGCAAACGAGTGGGAACGACGAAAGCGGCTGCAAACGTCCGCAACTCACCCCGAGTATCTCGTCGGTTTATACCGCTGTGGGCTGTACTTCCCCTCAATAATGGATCGGACGGCTCTCGGCTCCGTCCTGTTCGCGACGCTCGTCGTCATCGGGGTGGCTGTCCCGGCGATGGCACTCTCGACGAACACCGGCGAGCCATCGACGAGTGCCCTCACAGGGACGTCGACCAGGGTGACCGCCCAGACTGATTCGGGTACCCAGGCCGCGCAGACCGACGCCCGCGTGAACGCCAGGGCCGGGCCGCAGCTCTCGACGGTCATCGACGTCTCGAGCGACGAGGTGCGGACAGATGTCGATAACACTGCCTTCGAGCTCTCTGTCGAGGGCGCCAGCGAGGAAGCCAAGGCCGACGTGATAGCGGAACGAGCCGATGCACTCCGTGACCGTGCAGAATCCATCCGCGACGATCTCGACGAGGCCACCGAAGCGTACGAGGAAGGCGACCTCACCAGGTCCGAGTACGCCCGGCGTCTCGCGGTTCTGAACGCCCGCGCGACCAATCTACTCAACAGCTACGAGCAGCTCCGACAGCGGGCCGCGGACGTCTCCGCGACCGAGCTCAGGGCCGCCGGCGTCACCCAGTCAGCGCTCGACCGGTCCGTCGAGAACTTGAGTAGCGTCACCGGTACGGGCACCAACGCGCTCCTCAAACAGTTCACTGGCGAATCGGCGGGTGAGATCGAACTCGAGACGGAAAACGGCCTTTCGATCGAGGTGGAGAGCGAGGACGGCGAGCGGTCCCGCGAATTCGAGCGGCCACGCGACGATACCGACACCGTCACCGTGAGCCAGTCAGCCGCCCTCGAGACGGCACGCGGCGCACTCTCATCAGTGGGCGGACAGTGGGTTCTTAGCAGCTCGGAGGTCGACAAAGACGGTGGTGTCTACGAGTTCGCGTTCGTGCTCCGGAACGCCGCGAACCTGACTGGCGAAGCCGAGGTCGCCGTGGATGGATCGTCGGGTGACATCTTCTCACTCGAAGAGGAGATCGAACCCCGCGAGGAGGCCGACGACGAGCGGGACGACAGCGACCGGGAGCTGACGATGGTCGTCGCCGAGGGCACGCCGGGCCCGAACGAGAGGATCACCGTTCAGGTCCTCGCGAACGGTGAACCAGCCGAGAACGTGGCTGTCTACTTGAACGGCCGGCCAGTGGGAACGACCGACAGTGATGGCCGTGTGACGGTGACGCTCCCCGCCACTAACGAGGCTGAACTCACGGCGGAAACCGACGACGCCGAGGCCGAACTCGAATTCGAGTTCGAAGACGTCGAGGAGGACGAACAGGAGACGGAATCCGAACCCGCGTCGACGTCCGAGGGTGACGACGAGGAACCCGAGACGCCGACCGATGAAGAGGAAGAGGAAGAGGAAGAGGAAGAGGAAGAGGAAGAGGAAGAGGAAGAAGAGACAGACGAAGAAGAAGAGGAAGAAGAAACAGACGAAGAGGAAGACGAGATCGAGTCCGAGAGTTGA